From a single Okeanomitos corallinicola TIOX110 genomic region:
- a CDS encoding molecular chaperone GrpE, with translation MIEQINNIAFAVILVIIIYIILRILFSETQKNTLTNHQPITSTNTEQKIKDLELQCQRLREELKQQSQQLKTDFQNETFTQLQTLLSNYPTIKKMALTKPDLPAKNLVSLFTSLDNLIINWGYTAIGEIWEQVNYNPQLHQADSDDIQEGELVYIRFIGYQNGEQVLYPAKVSRTLPAGFDHNN, from the coding sequence ATGATAGAACAAATTAATAATATTGCTTTTGCTGTAATTCTCGTAATCATTATTTATATTATTCTGCGTATATTATTCTCAGAAACTCAGAAAAATACACTAACTAATCATCAACCTATCACCTCAACAAATACAGAACAAAAAATTAAAGATTTAGAATTACAATGTCAACGACTGCGGGAAGAATTAAAACAACAATCTCAACAATTAAAAACCGATTTCCAAAATGAAACATTTACCCAATTACAAACTTTACTCAGCAACTATCCCACAATCAAAAAAATGGCTTTAACAAAACCAGACTTACCAGCTAAAAACCTAGTTTCTTTATTTACATCTTTAGATAATTTAATCATTAATTGGGGTTATACTGCTATTGGTGAAATTTGGGAACAGGTTAATTATAATCCTCAATTACATCAAGCTGATAGTGATGATATTCAAGAAGGGGAATTAGTTTATATTCGGTTTATTGGCTATCAAAATGGTGAACAAGTTCTCTATCCTGCAAAAGTTAGCCGCACTCTTCCCGCAGGATTTGATCATAATAATTAA
- a CDS encoding DUF2997 domain-containing protein, with translation MAEYQKIEYRIGKDGKIVERVFNATGSSCVETTKSLEQSLGEIESQELLPAYYQDDEIITTSENQTLQQQ, from the coding sequence ATGGCAGAATATCAAAAGATTGAATATCGCATTGGTAAAGATGGTAAAATTGTGGAACGGGTTTTTAATGCAACTGGTTCTAGTTGTGTGGAAACTACAAAAAGTTTAGAACAATCTTTAGGTGAAATAGAATCTCAGGAATTATTACCGGCATATTATCAAGATGATGAGATAATTACAACTTCCGAAAATCAAACCTTACAACAACAATAA
- a CDS encoding DUF1257 domain-containing protein — protein sequence MSHFTTIKVQIKNGDVLHQILQELGYQVELNSQVRGYMGDKTHAEYVIKQSNGYDLGFRKNGENYELVADFWGAKINQQDFINKISQKYAHKTLMETIQTEGFNVEEEEVLADGTVRVVVGKWV from the coding sequence ATGTCTCATTTTACAACTATTAAGGTGCAAATTAAAAATGGTGATGTTCTCCATCAAATATTGCAAGAGTTGGGTTATCAAGTTGAGTTAAATTCTCAAGTTCGGGGTTATATGGGTGATAAAACTCATGCTGAATATGTGATTAAGCAATCTAATGGTTATGATTTAGGTTTTCGTAAAAATGGAGAAAATTATGAATTAGTGGCAGATTTTTGGGGAGCGAAAATTAATCAACAAGATTTTATTAATAAAATTAGTCAAAAATACGCCCATAAAACTTTGATGGAAACTATACAAACTGAGGGTTTTAATGTGGAGGAAGAGGAAGTTTTAGCAGATGGTACGGTGCGGGTTGTTGTGGGTAAATGGGTTTAA
- a CDS encoding AAA family ATPase: protein MNNPHQQLLQQIDLMLRARYPLLYIVGVEEEPIEQVLQQLTQISQTPGQLLLWDIVTGWDDNGTDKGSVMGALSRITKTPENTTTIFVLRDIHFILKNPEIEKNAPVIRAIKNLTRQLKRTRQTLIITSHILTIPPELQEEVTVIDFPLPNIQEIDYLIQQLIVPEKLNLNGLGKEQLIKACQGLSRARIRRVLAAALAAKGQVNESDIDRVLEEKKQAVRQTGILEFYTSNESLKNVGGLENLKQWVRMRQDAFTEEARRYGIPNPKGVLLVGIQGTGKSLSAKTIAHEWRLPLLRLDVGRLFGGIVGESENRIRQMIQLAEAISPCVLWMDEIDKAFGNINSGVDGDSGTSRRVFGTLITWMQEKTSPVFMVATANNVQILPAELLRKGRFDEIFFINLPTEKERHDIFKVHLQKIRPSRLREFDLQRLAKNSENFSGAEIQQVIIDGMHRAFGSLVAGNRRDFNTEDILAAVSETVPLAAIAKEQITSLKRWAAEAGARTASIDTLLIEELKVYSQQQGLGPLEVD from the coding sequence ATGAATAACCCCCATCAACAACTACTCCAACAAATAGACCTCATGCTTCGCGCCCGCTATCCCCTACTATATATAGTCGGAGTCGAAGAAGAACCAATAGAACAAGTCCTCCAACAACTCACCCAAATATCCCAGACACCAGGACAACTATTATTATGGGATATCGTCACCGGTTGGGATGACAACGGAACTGATAAAGGTTCAGTCATGGGTGCATTATCAAGAATTACCAAAACCCCAGAAAATACAACCACAATATTTGTATTGCGAGACATACATTTTATCCTCAAAAACCCCGAAATAGAAAAAAATGCTCCCGTTATTCGGGCTATCAAAAACCTCACCCGTCAACTCAAACGCACACGCCAAACCCTTATAATTACCAGTCATATATTAACAATTCCCCCAGAACTACAAGAAGAAGTTACAGTCATTGATTTTCCCTTACCCAACATCCAAGAAATTGATTATTTAATTCAGCAATTAATAGTCCCCGAAAAACTTAACTTAAATGGATTAGGAAAAGAACAATTAATTAAAGCCTGTCAAGGATTAAGTCGCGCCAGAATTAGAAGAGTATTAGCCGCCGCTTTAGCAGCAAAAGGACAAGTCAACGAATCAGATATTGATAGAGTATTAGAAGAGAAAAAACAAGCAGTTAGACAAACCGGAATCTTAGAATTTTACACATCCAATGAATCATTAAAAAACGTCGGTGGCTTAGAAAATCTTAAACAGTGGGTAAGAATGCGTCAAGATGCTTTTACCGAAGAAGCAAGACGTTATGGAATACCCAACCCCAAAGGCGTTTTATTAGTAGGAATACAAGGAACAGGAAAATCATTATCAGCCAAAACTATCGCCCATGAATGGCGTTTACCATTGTTACGTTTAGATGTGGGTAGATTATTTGGGGGAATAGTCGGAGAAAGTGAAAATCGCATTCGCCAAATGATTCAATTAGCAGAAGCAATATCACCCTGTGTATTATGGATGGATGAAATAGATAAGGCATTTGGTAATATTAATAGTGGCGTTGATGGTGATTCGGGAACATCGCGCCGAGTATTTGGAACGTTAATAACTTGGATGCAAGAAAAAACCAGTCCCGTGTTTATGGTGGCTACTGCTAATAATGTGCAAATATTACCAGCCGAACTATTAAGAAAAGGGAGATTTGATGAAATATTCTTTATCAATTTACCTACAGAAAAAGAACGCCATGATATTTTTAAAGTCCACCTGCAAAAAATCCGTCCTTCCCGACTGCGAGAATTTGATTTACAAAGACTTGCCAAAAATAGCGAAAATTTTAGCGGTGCTGAAATTCAACAAGTAATTATTGATGGAATGCACCGCGCTTTTGGTAGTTTAGTCGCTGGTAATAGGAGGGATTTTAACACAGAAGATATTTTAGCGGCGGTATCGGAAACTGTTCCTTTGGCGGCTATTGCTAAGGAACAAATTACCAGTTTAAAACGCTGGGCTGCGGAAGCTGGCGCAAGAACGGCTTCTATTGATACACTGTTAATTGAGGAGTTAAAGGTTTATTCTCAGCAGCAAGGTTTGGGTCCTTTGGAGGTTGATTAA
- a CDS encoding SUMF1/EgtB/PvdO family nonheme iron enzyme, translated as MNNPQQPREYDAVLGGNSPSPSLEGAAVLGGIEGVKLRLQNPDAKVRIAALEQALNYGEQGLDLVIAGLKDTSWNIQDAAYLILNKITDPKIKQILQKRNQQGLKLEQIEVITVNKLGEIIQRQPCVARYFIEDLDNGVNLEIAVILGGSFMMGSPENESGRKDWQSPQHQVTVPSFFMGKYPVTQAQYQTIMGTNPSRFKGSNRPVERVNWNDAVAFCEKLSQKTGNTYRLPSEAEWEYACRAGTTTPFHFGETITTDLANYNGNGTYGGAVKGIYRDETTEVGGFGVANNFGLYDMHGNVWERCQDYWHSNYESAPTDGSAWLSDGENTNKRLLRGGSWFDAPVYCRSAFRFHTYDSYGFPIGFRVVCSGAART; from the coding sequence ATGAATAATCCACAACAACCGCGAGAATACGATGCTGTGCTTGGTGGTAATAGTCCAAGTCCATCACTGGAAGGTGCTGCCGTTTTAGGTGGTATTGAAGGGGTAAAATTACGGTTGCAAAATCCAGATGCAAAGGTGAGAATTGCTGCACTTGAGCAAGCATTGAATTATGGAGAACAGGGTTTAGATTTAGTAATTGCAGGGTTAAAAGATACATCTTGGAATATTCAAGATGCGGCTTATTTAATATTAAATAAAATAACAGATCCAAAAATTAAGCAAATATTACAAAAGCGTAATCAACAAGGTTTAAAACTAGAACAAATTGAAGTAATTACAGTCAACAAACTCGGAGAAATTATTCAGCGCCAGCCGTGTGTAGCTAGATATTTTATAGAAGATTTGGATAATGGTGTTAATTTGGAAATCGCTGTAATTCTTGGCGGTAGTTTTATGATGGGTTCACCAGAAAATGAATCGGGAAGAAAAGATTGGCAAAGTCCTCAGCATCAAGTTACAGTTCCTAGTTTCTTTATGGGAAAATATCCAGTAACACAGGCACAATATCAAACTATTATGGGAACTAACCCTTCTCGTTTCAAAGGTAGTAATCGCCCTGTTGAAAGAGTTAATTGGAATGATGCTGTAGCTTTCTGTGAAAAGTTAAGCCAAAAAACTGGAAACACCTACAGGCTGCCAAGTGAAGCGGAATGGGAATATGCTTGTAGAGCGGGAACTACCACACCATTTCACTTTGGAGAGACGATTACAACGGATTTAGCTAACTATAATGGTAACGGCACTTATGGTGGTGCAGTTAAAGGAATTTACAGAGATGAAACAACAGAAGTAGGCGGCTTTGGAGTAGCTAACAACTTTGGATTATACGATATGCACGGTAACGTATGGGAGCGGTGTCAAGACTATTGGCATAGTAATTATGAAAGTGCGCCGACAGATGGTAGCGCATGGTTGAGCGATGGCGAGAATACTAACAAAAGACTGCTGCGCGGTGGTTCATGGTTCGACGCACCAGTTTATTGCCGTTCTGCTTTTCGCTTCCACACCTACGACAGCTACGGATTCCCTATTGGTTTTCGGGTTGTGTGTAGTGGTGCGGCAAGGACTTAG
- a CDS encoding type II toxin-antitoxin system VapC family toxin: protein MKYLYDTNIFIYYLADDITVNSWFTEEFLNLHEILVSPIIRIELLSFIGLSKEEEQSIEDLLSQFNTVPLLREIENQTIQIKRQYKIKLPDPIIAATAINQDAFLVTRNVSDFKGITGLKIENPFVS from the coding sequence ATGAAATATCTTTATGATACCAATATTTTTATTTACTATCTAGCCGATGATATAACAGTTAATTCATGGTTTACAGAAGAGTTTTTGAATTTGCACGAAATTCTAGTTTCACCGATTATCCGTATTGAATTACTGAGTTTTATCGGCTTATCAAAAGAAGAGGAACAGTCTATTGAAGATTTACTATCCCAGTTTAACACAGTTCCATTATTGCGAGAAATTGAAAATCAGACAATCCAAATCAAACGACAATATAAAATTAAACTTCCTGATCCAATTATCGCCGCTACAGCAATAAATCAAGACGCATTTTTAGTAACAAGAAATGTCAGTGATTTTAAAGGAATTACTGGACTAAAGATTGAGAATCCTTTTGTTAGTTGA
- a CDS encoding cyanophycinase, whose amino-acid sequence MSRRDFERDVDRDFEYIRECGKVGKTSAKPTPGVLLIGGAEGKKSGEDAATKWFLKRADKGNLIVLRTGGLGRQADWVCDSYRDLIGSAAELSIDSRDAADDPEVIEYLRQADAIFIAGGDQNAYEDYWEGTKVEDTLNYLINEKKIPIAGTSAGMAILGDYYYVPSHRGVISSEILDDPFHHNTKDIYRSDFIRVPYLKNVITDTHLDRVNHNHPEPRYGRIFGLLARVVSDSNRLSVFAIGLEEGAFVAIDEKGIAKVFGNGESKGQDAYFLQTNSGLPEKVERDLPVIWNHNGKAVKVYRIAGTPEGSGHFDLNNWSNAKGGSWEYWFTTGGSAGFKRNKINESENND is encoded by the coding sequence ATGTCAAGACGAGACTTTGAGAGAGACGTTGACAGAGACTTTGAATATATTCGAGAATGTGGAAAAGTCGGTAAAACATCAGCTAAACCAACTCCTGGTGTCCTCTTAATTGGTGGTGCAGAAGGTAAAAAATCAGGAGAAGATGCAGCTACAAAATGGTTTTTAAAACGAGCAGATAAAGGTAATTTAATAGTGCTGCGGACGGGTGGACTTGGTAGACAAGCTGACTGGGTTTGTGATAGTTATAGAGATTTAATTGGTTCTGCTGCGGAACTTTCCATAGATAGTCGAGATGCAGCAGATGATCCAGAAGTGATTGAATATCTGCGTCAAGCAGACGCAATATTTATAGCAGGTGGTGATCAAAATGCCTATGAAGATTATTGGGAAGGAACAAAAGTAGAAGATACACTCAATTATTTAATTAATGAAAAAAAGATTCCCATTGCGGGAACTAGCGCAGGGATGGCAATTTTAGGAGATTATTATTATGTACCTTCCCACCGTGGTGTCATCAGTTCAGAAATTTTAGATGATCCTTTTCATCACAATACAAAAGATATTTACCGTAGTGATTTTATTAGAGTTCCATATCTGAAAAATGTGATTACTGACACTCATTTAGATAGGGTTAATCACAACCATCCAGAACCAAGATATGGAAGAATTTTTGGATTATTAGCTAGAGTTGTTTCTGATAGTAATCGCCTTTCTGTATTTGCTATTGGTTTAGAAGAAGGTGCATTTGTTGCTATTGATGAAAAAGGGATTGCTAAAGTATTTGGTAATGGTGAAAGCAAAGGACAAGATGCCTATTTTCTGCAAACTAATAGTGGATTACCCGAAAAAGTAGAACGGGATTTACCAGTTATTTGGAATCATAATGGTAAAGCCGTAAAAGTTTATAGAATTGCTGGTACACCAGAAGGAAGTGGACATTTTGATCTGAATAATTGGTCAAATGCTAAAGGTGGAAGTTGGGAATATTGGTTTACTACTGGTGGGTCTGCTGGTTTTAAACGCAACAAAATTAATGAATCTGAAAATAATGATTAG
- a CDS encoding SDR family oxidoreductase produces the protein MKIKAKTQGQETALITGAASGIGYELACIFAANNYNLVLIDRNELRLLEIAINFKRKFDIFVTTIVKDLSISTAPSEIFSELQKANVEVDVLVNNAGFGTYGLFNETNLGSELEMLQVNLVCLTHLTKLFLKEMVKKGKGKILNVSSAAAFQPGPLMAVYFATKAYVLSFSEAIANELENTGVTVTVLCPGSTVSAFHERTGMVDSKLLKGQKMMDAKTVAQMGYDALMGGKTIVIPGLVNKIFAKVVGFFPRNLVTKVVRRMQEND, from the coding sequence ATGAAAATAAAAGCTAAAACACAAGGTCAAGAAACTGCTCTTATTACTGGAGCAGCCAGTGGAATTGGCTACGAATTAGCTTGTATTTTTGCAGCTAATAACTATAACTTAGTATTAATAGATAGAAATGAACTTAGATTACTAGAAATAGCTATTAATTTCAAGAGAAAATTTGATATTTTTGTAACTACGATTGTTAAAGATCTATCTATATCTACAGCACCTAGTGAAATTTTTTCAGAATTGCAAAAAGCTAATGTTGAAGTTGATGTGTTAGTAAATAATGCAGGATTTGGTACTTACGGATTATTTAATGAAACCAATCTGGGATCTGAACTAGAAATGTTACAGGTAAACCTGGTTTGTTTGACCCATCTAACTAAATTATTTCTCAAAGAGATGGTCAAAAAAGGTAAAGGTAAAATATTAAATGTTTCCTCGGCGGCAGCTTTTCAACCTGGTCCATTAATGGCGGTTTATTTTGCCACAAAAGCTTATGTTTTATCTTTTTCCGAAGCTATTGCTAATGAGTTAGAAAATACAGGAGTAACTGTAACAGTTCTATGTCCTGGTTCAACAGTTTCTGCATTTCATGAACGGACAGGAATGGTAGATTCTAAACTGCTGAAAGGTCAAAAAATGATGGATGCTAAAACTGTCGCTCAGATGGGATATGATGCTTTAATGGGAGGTAAAACAATAGTTATTCCTGGACTTGTCAATAAAATTTTTGCCAAAGTGGTCGGGTTTTTCCCTAGAAATTTGGTCACAAAAGTTGTGAGACGTATGCAGGAAAATGATTAA
- a CDS encoding thioester reductase domain-containing protein yields the protein MSLKNTYTAEEIQSCLVSNLAEILATTSEEIDVEENLENYGLDSAQAMIIISKLENLLGFKPSPVLLWHYPTIATLSQRLSEEVSGESQVKDANIALPFLDLGAEAVLDPTIQPVGNNAVSITNPQNIFLTGGTGYLGAFIIKELLAETQANIYCLVRAANVAEAKSKLTKNLQQYAVWDDKYSSRLIPIIGDLAQSLLGMSQQQFNDLSANIDTIYHSAALLNYVYPYPALKAANVLGTQEVLRLACQTKVKPVHYVSSVAVFESNAYAGQVVKEQDNFDDWQGIFLGYSQTKWVAEKLVKIAGDRGLPITIYRPPLISGDSKTGICNTHDFINLMIKGCLQMGSFPDVDYMLDMSPVDYVSKAVVYLSRQEKSIGQAFHLQHPQPASLKSLVEWIRTFGFSLEMIPYEQWQSDLINNVTDEDNPLYTLRPFLLERWSDEQITIPDLYLQARRPIISCEATLEALKGSSIVCPPIDSQLLITYTSYLMQTGFLSLV from the coding sequence ATGAGTTTAAAAAATACTTATACTGCCGAAGAGATTCAATCTTGCCTGGTATCTAATTTAGCTGAAATTTTAGCAACTACATCAGAGGAAATAGATGTAGAAGAAAATTTAGAAAATTATGGTTTGGATTCAGCCCAAGCTATGATTATTATCAGTAAATTGGAAAATTTACTAGGTTTTAAACCTTCTCCTGTTTTACTTTGGCATTACCCAACTATTGCTACACTCTCTCAACGTTTATCGGAAGAAGTATCAGGAGAATCTCAAGTAAAAGATGCTAATATTGCTCTTCCATTTTTAGATTTAGGTGCTGAAGCCGTATTAGACCCAACTATTCAACCAGTGGGTAATAATGCTGTTTCTATTACTAATCCCCAAAATATCTTTTTAACTGGAGGAACAGGTTATTTAGGTGCATTTATCATCAAGGAACTCCTAGCAGAAACTCAAGCAAATATCTATTGTTTAGTACGTGCGGCTAATGTTGCTGAAGCCAAAAGCAAATTAACAAAAAATCTCCAACAATATGCTGTCTGGGATGATAAATATAGTTCCCGACTAATACCCATTATTGGTGACTTAGCACAATCACTTTTAGGTATGAGTCAACAGCAATTTAATGACTTATCTGCTAACATTGATACCATTTATCATAGTGCTGCTTTACTGAATTATGTTTATCCCTATCCAGCATTAAAAGCCGCTAATGTTTTAGGAACACAAGAAGTTTTAAGGTTAGCTTGTCAAACTAAAGTTAAACCTGTACATTATGTTTCTAGTGTTGCTGTTTTTGAATCTAATGCTTACGCTGGTCAGGTAGTTAAAGAACAAGATAACTTTGATGATTGGCAGGGTATTTTCTTAGGTTATTCTCAAACAAAATGGGTAGCTGAGAAGTTAGTTAAAATTGCTGGTGATAGAGGATTACCAATTACAATCTACAGACCACCTTTAATTTCTGGAGATAGCAAAACTGGAATTTGCAATACCCATGACTTTATCAATTTAATGATTAAAGGTTGTCTACAAATGGGTTCATTCCCTGATGTAGATTATATGTTAGATATGTCTCCTGTAGACTATGTAAGTAAAGCTGTTGTTTATTTATCCAGACAGGAAAAATCCATTGGTCAAGCCTTCCATTTACAACATCCCCAACCCGCTTCTTTAAAATCTTTGGTGGAATGGATACGCACTTTTGGGTTTTCCTTAGAAATGATTCCCTACGAACAATGGCAATCTGATTTAATCAATAATGTCACTGACGAGGATAATCCATTATATACTCTAAGACCATTTTTATTAGAGCGTTGGTCTGATGAACAAATCACTATTCCTGATTTGTATTTGCAAGCAAGAAGACCAATTATTAGTTGTGAAGCAACCTTAGAAGCATTGAAAGGCAGTTCTATTGTTTGTCCACCAATTGACTCACAATTATTGATTACCTACACTTCTTACTTAATGCAAACAGGTTTCTTGAGTTTGGTTTAA